TTCAGGCCCAGCCTTTATTTTGCCCCCTGGGGCCACACAGTGGTGATGGGGGGGGAACATACCAAGACCCCTCCCACTCCCCCACAAGTAGGGGGGGAGCCACTTATGGGTCCCAGTAGGGCACTTATGGGTCCGGGGAGGAGGGGCACTTATGGGTCACGGTGGGTCGGGGGCCCTGCGGGGGACACAGCCCTCGAGCTCCAGCGCCTCCGGCCACCCCTCGTACTTGTTGGAGCTGCGGCTGTTCCGGACGTGCTGTGGGGATGAGACcagcgctatggggcagccccccaAGTGACACACCCCCCCCTTTCCCAGCCCCATAAgtgccccatagagccccacCTGCTCAAAGGGGCTTCGCTCCTGCACCCCTTTGGCCCCCAGGAAGACCCAACTGTCCCTAAAGGCCAAGTCCATGGCGACGGCGCTGCCCAACTCCCCAAAGAGGCGCCGGGATTCCTCCGTTAACCTGGAATTAGGATGGAAATAGGGGTAAGGGGGGGGCCTTTAGACCCCCCATCGCCCTATATCGCCCCATATTGCCCTATATCGCCCCATATCGCCCTATATCGCCCCATATCGTTACTTGGTGGCGGGGTCGTCATACGAAGCCACCAGCACCAATGTCCCCTCATGCAGCGGCCGCAGGAACTTGAGCAGATCCTCAACGtctgttgggggggggggggaataggGGGTGGGTcaaaggggggtgggggggggacaccccactGATAGAGAGACCCCCCCCAAtaaatcccccccccccaaagtgGTTTTGTCCTCACTCACCCCCGGCCCACATGTCGAAGGCGCGAGCGGCGATGAGCTCCCCATTGACTCCTATGGGGTGACCCCCAAGtaatggggggggaggggtgagGGGGAGGGGTATTTAGCCCCTCCCCCCCGTTATACACcattgggggggggagaggagcaACCCCCAAATGGtgtggggggaaggggaggggggcaCAATGAGACCCATTGGGGGGGAGGGGCAGCGTGTCACAaagcccctccccccccttgTGGTCTAAtagggggggggggaggggtaTTAAGCCCCTCCCCCTCCCATTGAAGCCAAtggaggggtgggggaggggaaTGGAGCCCCTCCCCCCTCACCATTGACCAGGGCAATGTTGAGGCCTCGGCCCACGTTGTTCTTGACGCTGCTCATTAAcctggggggggaggggagggtcAATGGGGGGGtaggggaggggaagggggggatgatggggggtgggggaggggctCACACTCGGTCCTCGAGGCAGATCTTGGGCCCGATGACGTTGGCGGCGCCGCTGACCAATCGGAAGGCGAAATGGGCGGGGGGGCAGGGCCGGGGGAGCCCGCACTTGAagcggggggggcggggcgcTGGGGGGGAGGGGCTACGTCACAAACCCcgccccctccccaaaccccgccccctcccccccaaatcCCGCCCCCAAACCCCTTTGGGCTCCCCCCCCCATAGGGgtcattcccccccccccacccccactcccattccccaccccctcccccacccAATCCCAACCCCCCACCCCAAGCCCCGCCCCCTTTGCCCCTCCCCCAACACGTACCTGCTGTGGGGGGGGTCTCAGGGCCTGGGGGAGGGGAAtagagggggaaggggggggaggggaaacaTTAGAACCCCCCCTAATtgtgtgaccccccccccccccccccccaccgtgTGTGAGTCCTCCCCCCCGCTAGGGGGCGCCCCCCCCCCGGTGTACTCACGGGCCAGCAGGAGGCGCTGCAGCGTCGGGGGGGCGTGGGGGGGCCCCAGCAGGACCCAGCCCAGGAGCCAAAGGAGTCCGAGAGCGGCCGCCAGGCGcaggggggctgggggggcatGGAgctgccccatagagccccaaaCTGCCCCATCGAGCCCCCCAgctgccccatagagccccaaaCTGCACCATAGAGCCCCAAACTGCCCCAGAGATTGGCATGgctgccccatagagcccccagctgccccatagagacccaaACTGCCCCAGAGATCAGCATggctgccccatagagacccaaAATGCCCCAGAGATCAGCATGGCTGCCCCATAGGACCCAACAGTTGCCCCGTAGAGTCCCCCAgctgccccatagagccccaaactgccccaaaGATCACCATGGCTGCCCCATAGGACCCAACAGCTGGCCCATAGTGCCCCCATAACTGTCCCGTAGATCCCCACGGCTACCTCATAGAGCCCCAAACTGCCCCATAGAACATCACGGCTGCCCCATAGTGCCCCCCAActgccccatagagccccatatCTACTCCGTAGAACTCTCAACCACCCCCTAGATCCCCACGGACCCCCATAGAGCCCCACAGCAACCCCCCAGAGCTCCATAGCCACCCCTTAGAACTTCCAgccaccccatagagcccacAACTGCCCCACAGAGGCCCACAGAGAACCAAAACCACCCTGCAGAGCCCCCCAACCACTCCGGAGTCCCACAGATCTCTCCAGCTTCCCCACAGAGAACCCCCAACCGGCCCATAGAGGCCCAGAACTGCCCCATAGAGGCCACTAGAGCCCCATAGAACCCTGCAGCAACCCCATGGAGTCCCACAGCCACCTCATAGAGCCCCCCACCGCCCCATAGAGGCCCATAGCCaccccacagagacccatagagcCCCAGAACTGCCCCAGAGAGACCCCCAaccaccccatagagccccaaaTCGCCCCATATCCACCCCATAGAAGCTACTAGAGACACACAGAGACCCCAACCGCCCCATAGAGTCCCACAGCCACCCCATAGAGGTCACTAGAGTCCCACAGAGCCCCACAACCGCACCATAGAGCCCCAAATCACCCCATAGGTGCCCATAGCCACCCACCACGACCAACAGAGCCCCCCACCGCACCATAGAGACCCCACAACCACCCCTAGAGCCCCGAGTCGCCCCATAGAAGCCACTAGAGATACACAGAGCCCCCCAACCgccccacagccaccccatAGAGATCACCAACCTCCCCATAGATGCCCATAGCCAACCCATAAAGCCCCAGAAATGCCCCATAGAGGCCACTAGTACCCCATAGAACCCTGTAGCAACCCCATAGAGTCCCACAGCCACTCAATACAGGCCACTAGAGACCCAGAGAGCCCCACAACTGCATCATAGAGACACACAAtcaccccatagagccccaaaTCgccccatagccaccccatagaGACCACTAGAGACACACAGAGACCCACAGCTGCCCCATAGATGcccacagccaccccacagAGCCCCCCAAGCGCCCCCCGTACCCGCCAGCCGCATGTCGCTGCCCGGCCCCCCCCCGGTACCGCCTCACCGGCCGCGGCTCCGCGCTGCACCCGCCCTTCCTGTGCTGAGCCCTCCCCTTCCGGTGCTGATCAACCAATCCCGCCCGGACCCGCGGGAACCCGCCCTCCCTGACCCCACCCACCGCCTCCCGCCTATCCAATCAGAGCGCGGAAACGCGGCGACTAATCAGAAGAGAGCCGCGAGCTTCCGGACTACAGCTCCCAGCGGCCATTGCGGCGGAGACGGGGGGGGTGTGtccaacccccaaaaccagcccaaaaaCAACgcaaaacacccccaaaaccaccctaAAACATCCCAAAACGCCAAAATCACCCCCAAAAGCCCCAAAAACCATCCCCAAAACGCCAAAATCCATCCCCAAAACGccaaaatcaccccaaaaaaccccaaaacatcccAAAATGGGGCTTTTAATGGAGTTCGGCCCCTTTAAAGGAGGGGGCGTGGTCAGGCAAAGGGAGGGGCTTGCGGAGGGGGGGGGCTGGACCAATGGGGTAAGGGAGGGGGCGTGGCTAAGGGTAGGGGGCGTGGCACGCTAGGGGAGGGGTGTGGTTGCCTGTGAAAGGGCGGGGCTTGTTGAAGGGGCGGGGCTTGTggagggggcggggcctgcGTCGGCCCCGCCCTCGGGCTGCAGCAGCCTCGTTCCCAGCCGCTCCAGGTCGTCCAGGCTGAGCCCGCGCAGGGACTGCGCATagtcctggggggggggggggggggggctttaACACCCCCCagtgacccccccaaaccccaaccaccCCAAGCCCCCCCAGGACACCCCATacaccccccccagccccattaAACCCCCCCAGGACACCCATAtacccccccagccccattaACCCCCCCCCGACCCCTCGGACACCCCTCAGCGCCCCATCAAACCCCCCCCACGGCGACCCCCATAcacaccccccagccccattaAACCCCCCCCGAGGACCCCCCAtacaccccccagccccattaacccccccaaacccctccaggACCCCCCCATACACCCCCCCAGCCTCATTAAACCCCCCCCGAGGACCCCCATaacacccccagccccattaaaccccccccaggaccccccatacacccccccagccccatcaaaccccccagggacccccccaggacccccatgCACTCCTCAGCCCCATTAaaccccccaggaccccccaaCCCACCTTATGCAGCTGTTGCAGGACCCGCGCCCCTTCCTGCACCCCAAAGTGCCGccccagcagctgggagaggggcCCCAAAAGCGAGGCAAGGGGGGGGGACCCCAAGTCCtccgggggtgggggggtctcaggccccgcccccccgccccccctGGCCCCGCCCCCCGGCGGCTTGAGCACGAGGTTGAGCCGGGCCGAGGGGCCGATGGAGTACTCGGAGAGACGGCGGCCGTCTGGGGGGGGACCCCGAAATGAGGGGGGGGGACACCGGGGATTGGGGTGATGAGACCCCCCAAAGCACCACATGAGACCCCCAACCCACCCCCCGAGCCACTAAATCCCTCCTTGagcccccaaatcccccccaaacccctttgaacccccccaggaccccctcCATTTCCCCCATCCACCTCTTATCCCACCCCAGAACCCCCTTTAGCCCCCCAAAGCCTctttaaaacccccaaaccccctttaaTCACCCCAAAACTCCCTTTAAAACACCCCTAAACCCTCTTTTAAACCCCTGAACCCCCCTTTACACACCCAAGACCCACTTTAACACCCTCCAAACCCCCtttaaacccccccaaaactccCTTCAACGCCCCAAACCCCCCTTAACGCCCCAACCCCCTTTTtacacccccaaatcccccttTAAATCCCCAAAAAACGCCCTTTAAGCCCCTAAATCCCCCTCAGACCCCCCCAAACCGCTCCCTTCACTCATTTAACCCCCCAAACCGCTCCCTTCACTCCTTtaaccccccaaaccctcttTAAACCCTCTCAAAcctcccctccatccccccaaaaacccccccaaatcccctctCTCACCCCTGGAACCCCCTTTAACTACCCCAAAGTCCCGTttaaccccccccaaacccccttttaGCCCCCTCAAGATGCCTCCAAATCCCCTTTCAGCCCATTCAGgacccccccaagcccccatTT
This genomic interval from Strigops habroptila isolate Jane unplaced genomic scaffold, bStrHab1.2.pri NW_022045577.1_ctg1, whole genome shotgun sequence contains the following:
- the LOC115602872 gene encoding protein FAM3A-like isoform X1 gives rise to the protein MRLAAPLRLAAALGLLWLLGWVLLGPPHAPPTLQRLLLARPETPPTAAPRPPRFKCGLPRPCPPAHFAFRLVSGAANVIGPKICLEDRVLMSSVKNNVGRGLNIALVNGVNGELIAARAFDMWAGDVEDLLKFLRPLHEGTLVLVASYDDPATKLTEESRRLFGELGSAVAMDLAFRDSWVFLGAKGVQERSPFEQVGLYGALMGLGKGGVCHLGGCPIALVSSPQHVRNSRSSNKYEGWPEALELEGCVPRRAPDPP
- the LOC115602872 gene encoding protein FAM3A-like isoform X2, which encodes MRLAAPLRLAAALGLLWLLGWVLLGPPHAPPTLQRLLLARPETPPTAAPRPPRFKCGLPRPCPPAHFAFRLVSGAANVIGPKICLEDRVLMSSVKNNVGRGLNIALVNGVNGELIAARAFDMWAGDVEDLLKFLRPLHEGTLVLVASYDDPATKLTEESRRLFGELGSAVAMDLAFRDSWVFLGAKGVQERSPFEQHVRNSRSSNKYEGWPEALELEGCVPRRAPDPP
- the LOC115602875 gene encoding LOW QUALITY PROTEIN: ubiquitin-like protein 4A (The sequence of the model RefSeq protein was modified relative to this genomic sequence to represent the inferred CDS: inserted 1 base in 1 codon), with protein sequence MLVTVKALQGRECSIEVSPEEQVEALKLLVAERLQVPVEQQRXLYRGKALADGRRLSEYSIGPSARLNLVLKPPGGGARGGGGAGPETPPPPEDLGSPPLASLLGPLSQLLGRHFGVQEGARVLQQLHKDYAQSLRGLSLDDLERLGTRLLQPEGGADAGPAPSTSPAPSTSPALSQATTPLP